The proteins below are encoded in one region of Chryseobacterium wanjuense:
- the surE gene encoding 5'/3'-nucleotidase SurE produces MERPLILVTNDDGITAPGVRNLVNFMNEIGEVVVVAPNSPQSGKGHAITINSTLSYEEVHLEGPQRDFSCSGTPVDCVKMALDKILPRRPDIVVSGINHGANSSINVIYSGTMSAAVEGGVEGLPSIGFSLLDFSWEADFTQAKDYIQNIVRRTLEKPMPKGIVLNVNIPKLPKEEIKGVKVCKQANAKWEESFDERVNPHGKKYYWLTGYFNNMDDSEDADETALANGYISIVPVKFDLTAYEYMKTLEEVMNFD; encoded by the coding sequence ATGGAAAGACCACTTATTCTGGTTACTAATGATGACGGAATTACAGCACCGGGTGTCAGAAATCTTGTCAATTTTATGAACGAAATCGGAGAAGTAGTTGTCGTAGCTCCCAATTCTCCACAAAGCGGTAAAGGTCACGCCATTACCATCAATTCTACCCTAAGCTACGAAGAAGTACATCTTGAAGGCCCGCAAAGAGATTTTTCCTGCAGCGGAACACCTGTAGACTGTGTAAAAATGGCTCTCGACAAAATTTTGCCGAGAAGACCAGATATTGTGGTTTCGGGGATCAATCACGGAGCCAATTCTTCGATCAATGTGATCTATTCCGGGACGATGTCTGCGGCTGTAGAAGGCGGCGTAGAAGGACTTCCCTCGATAGGATTTTCACTGTTGGATTTCAGCTGGGAAGCAGATTTTACACAGGCGAAAGACTATATTCAGAATATTGTAAGAAGAACTTTAGAAAAGCCAATGCCGAAAGGAATTGTTTTAAATGTAAACATTCCCAAGCTTCCGAAAGAAGAAATAAAAGGCGTAAAAGTCTGCAAACAGGCTAATGCAAAATGGGAAGAAAGCTTTGATGAAAGAGTAAATCCGCATGGCAAAAAATATTACTGGCTTACAGGATATTTCAATAATATGGATGATTCTGAAGATGCTGATGAAACGGCTTTGGCCAACGGATATATTTCAATTGTCCCCGTAAAGTTCGACCTTACAGCATATGAGTATATGAAGACTCTGGAAGAGGTAATGAATTTTGATTAA